One part of the Muntiacus reevesi chromosome 20, mMunRee1.1, whole genome shotgun sequence genome encodes these proteins:
- the UNC5CL gene encoding UNC5C-like protein: MCSYESSFQPAQFLLLVGVPVASAVLLVQCLRWRYPRRLLGACWKLENQEEPESHPTPLPEDEFSRAGPPATLQEVATFYQELHTPTQGQTVIRQLMHKLLVFSAREVDHRGGCLMLQDTGISLLIPPGAVSVGRQERVSLTLVWDLTDAPSLSRAQGLVSPVVACGPHRASFLKPCTLTFKHCAQQPSQARTYSSNTALLDAKAWKPLGRPGDHTSRDECRIHLSHFSLYTCVLEAPAGREARKWLQLAVFCSPLAPGQSHLQLRVYFLNNTPCALQWAVTNEQPHGGRLRGPCQLFDFTGARGDQYLKLKYISEGWENVDDSSCQLVPHLHIWHGKCPFRSFCFRRKAASENEDCSALTNEIIVTMHTFQDGLETKYMEILRFQASEEESWAAPPPVTQPPPCNRLPPELFEQLQMLLEPNSITGNDWRRLASHLGLCGMKIRFMSCQRSPAAAILELFEEQNGSLQELHYLMTVMERLDCASVIQNYLNGTQSGSPPRLRAGAQENQGLELDEKL, from the exons ATGTGCTCCTATGAGAGTTCCTTCCAGCCCGCCCAGTTCCTACTGCTGGTGGGAGTTCCGGTGGCGAGCGCCGTGCTCCTGGTCCAGTGCCTTCGATGGCGCTATCCTCGCCGGCTGCTGGGGGCCTGTTGGAAGCTGGAGAACCAAGAGGAGCCAGAGTCCCATCCCACTCCCCTACCGGAAGATGAGTTCTCCAGGGCAGGCCCGCCAGCCACGCTGCAGGAGGTGGCTACCTTCTATCAGGAACTGCACACGCCCACCCAAGGCCAGACCGTCATCCGGCAGTTGATGCACAAACTGTTGGTGTTTTCCGCTAGAGAGGTGGACCACCGCGGCGGCTGCCTGATGCTCCAGGATACGGGCATTTCCCTGCTCATTCCGCCAG GTGCTGTGTCTGTGGGCCGCCAGGAGCGGGTGTCGCTGACCCTGGTGTGGGACCTGACGGATGCCCCCTCGCTGTCCCGGGCTCAGGGGCTGGTGAGCCCCGTGGTGGCATGCGGCCCCCACAGGGCCTCTTTCCTGAAGCCCTGCACCCTCACCTTCAAGCACTGTGCCCAGCAGCCCAGCCAGGCCCGTACCTACAGCAGCAACACCGCCCTGCTGGACGCCAAGGCCTGGAAGCCGCTGGGGCGGCCGGGAGACCACACCTCCCGGGATGAATGTCGCATCCACCTCTCCCACTTCAG CCTCTACACCTGTGTGCTGGAGGCGCCGGCGGGCCGGGAAGCCCGAAAGTGGCTGCAGCTGGCCGTGTTCTGCTCGCCGCTGGCCCCGGGGCAGTCCCACCTGCAGCTGCGCGTCTACTTCCTCAACAACACGCCCTGCGCCCTGCAGTGGGCCGTGACCAATGAGCAGCCGCACGGCGGGCGCCTGCGCGGGCCCTGCCAGCTCTTCGACTTCACCGGGGCCCGAGGGGACCAATACCTGAAACTCAAATACATCTCGGAGG gTTGGGAGAACGTGGACGACAGCAGTTGTCAGCTGGTGCCGCACCTGCACATCTGGCACGGAAAGTGCCCCTTCCGCTCCTTCTGCTTCCGGAGAAAAGCAG CCAGTGAGAACGAGGACTGCTCGGCGCTGACCAATGAGATCATCGTCACCATGCACACCTTCCAGGAT GGCTTAGAGACCAAGTACATGGAAATCCTCAGGTTCCAGGCATCGGAGGAGGAATCCTGGgcagccccacccccagtcaCCCAGCCACCCCCCTGCAATAG GCTGCCCCCAGAGCTCTTCGAGCAGCTGCAGATGTTGTTGGAGCCAAACAGCATCACTGGCAATGACTGGCGGCGACTGGCCTCCCACCTGGGGCTCTGCGGTATGAAAATCCG CTTCATGTCCTGTCAGCGCAGCCCCGCGGCAGCCATCCTGGAGCTATTTGAGGAGCAGAATGGCAGCCTCCAGGAGCTGCACTACCTCATGACCGTCATGGAGCGGCTGGACTGCGCCTCCGTCATCCAGAACTACCTGAACGGGACGCAAAGCGGCAGCCCACCCCGGCTGCGCGCGGGCGCCCAGGAGAACCAGGGCCTGGAGCTGGACGAGAAGCTCTGA
- the TSPO2 gene encoding LOW QUALITY PROTEIN: translocator protein 2 (The sequence of the model RefSeq protein was modified relative to this genomic sequence to represent the inferred CDS: inserted 1 base in 1 codon; deleted 1 base in 1 codon; substituted 3 bases at 3 genomic stop codons): MWPQGAIFVVLPLLGPXLVWLLIHHPMPNWCEAXESCPGAHPRVLLLVWTTIHSITGYASHLVWKDLGGGFGQPLALPLGRXAVQLTISWCPDPRVGSPHPGLVRRQSSAVGRAGGGEAAWPPKQGARHGRQVQAGCCRKVKRNPQGSPPERPAPARALLHLLLLSGLVMRTALPWHPHRQAATLLLLPHLAWLTVAVAITHHLXRHSLCPRTGPGGRGATEAGIKGEERGRAVAPWFLSGSSNPRAPSPPHLPGPSPVLYPAFQF, encoded by the exons atGTGGCCTCAAGGGGCCATTTTTGTGGTCCTGCCCCTCCTGGGCC CCCTTGTCTGGCTGCTCATCCATCACCCGATGCCCAACTGGTGTGAAGCCTGAGAAAGCTGCCCTGGTGCCCACCCCAGAGTCTTGTTGCTGGTGTGGACAACCATCCACTCCATCACGG GCTATGCCTCCCACCTGGTGTGGAAGGACCTGGGAGGGGGCTTTGGGCAGCCGCTGGCC CTGCCACTCGGTCGCTAGGCTGTGCAGCTCACCATCAGCTGGTGTCCTGATCCTCGTGTTGGCAGCCCACACCCCGGCCTGGTAAGGCGCCAGAGCTCAgcagtgggcagggcagggggcggggaggcCGCCTGGCCTCCGAAGCAGGGAGCGCGGCATGGCCGGCAGGTGCAGGCAG GGTGCTGCAGAAAGGTCAAGCGCAATCCCCAGGGCAGCCCGCCTGAGCGCCCTGCCCCCGCCCGGGCCCTGCTGCACCTGCTGCTGCTCTCCGGGCTGGTGATGCGCACGGCTCTGCCCTGGCATCCCCATCGACAAGCCGCCACCCTTCTGCTGCTGCCCCACCTGGCTTGGCTCACTGTGGCCGTGGCCATCACCCACCACCTGTAGAGGCACAGCCTTTGTCCGAGGACCGGCCCCGGGGGGAGAGGAGCGACTGAGGCCGGGATCAAGGGAGAGGAGCGAGGCCGGG CAGTAGCTCCCTGGTTCCTGAGCGGGAGTTCTAATCCCCGCgccccctcacctccccacctgCCTGGCCCCTCGCCCGTCCTCTACCCGGCCTTCCAGTTCTGA